From Luteolibacter flavescens:
TGCTTGCGATCTCCCAGATGCGCAGAGAGATCCTTGTACTCGTCCATGGAGAATTTCCCCTTGGCCGTGCCTTCGCCATGGCAGGAGAAGCAATAGTTCTCTAACAGCGGCAGGATCTCCTTCTTGTAGCTCTCCTCGGACGTCGCGGCGATGGCGGCGGCGGGGAGCAAAAGCAGTGCGGTCAGCAGGGTGGGTTGGGCAAGCATGCGGCGGGTCAGGGAGCAGGCTTCTTGGCGGCGGGTGTGTCCGGGTAGCCCTTCCACAGCCATTCGAGCGCGCCGGGCAGGGTTTCGCGGGTGACGCGGCCATCGCAATGGCCGGCCTTTTGGGAGAATACGAAGCGGTAGTTGTATTCCTTTTTCTTCAACTCGGCGGCCATCAGGCGATTTGCACGCACCCAGTTGTGGTAGGAGGTGTCGTCGCGGTCGTGGCCATTGTCATTCTCGCTCACCTGCAGCCAGATGCGGAGCGGCTTCGCCTTCGCGCGCGGGATGATGTTCTCGTGATACTCCCACGCCCCGTGCGGGGTGCGGCGGTTTTCCGGCCACTGCTGGTTCACATACGTGCCGGAGTAGGTCAGCACGCGGTGGTAGAGGTCCGGGCGGAACCACGCCATGGTGAAGGCCGCCGCGCCACCGGAGCTGCCACCCATCGTGGCGCGCGCCTCGGGGTCCTTCGTCAGCTTCACGCCGCATTCCTTTTCCACGCGGGGCAGCACTTCCTTCTCCACGAATTCCGCATAGACGTCATCGACCGTATCGTACTCCAGCCCGCGCTGGCTGCCCTGGGCATCGCCGCCGCCGGAGTCGATCATGATGGCGACCATCGCCGGGACGCGCTTCTCGTGAATGAGGGTGTCGAGCGACTTCGGCAGGTCGCCGCGGTACCAATTCCCATCCTGCGCGATGATGAAGGGCGCGGGCTTCTTCCGGTCGAGCTGCTCCGGGATGTAAACGGCCACCTTCCGCTGGTAGGGCACCTTGCCTTTCTTCCCCTTCGCGATGCCCTTGTAGATCTTGCTGTCCTCCGACTTCATCGTGAAGTCCACCAGCTTCCCGCGCGGCACGCCGTCCTTCACCTTCAGCTCCGGCGCATCGGAGTAGTCCGGGCCGATGGTGAGATCCTCCGCCCGGGCCGTGGTGGTGGCCAAGCAAACGGCGGCAAGGAAGCCCGGGACAATTCTCATGGTCCGGACATGTCAGACAACTTGATTTGGCGGGTCAAACCTTGTTGGCGTCAATTTGCCATCGGCCCTCCCTCCGTTGCTTCGAGCCGGGGAAGGGGGCTGCATCGACAATGCACGGGGAGCTCCTGCATCGATCCTGCAAACCGCCGGATCAACAGGGCATGGGTTGGTGAAGCCAGGTTATCATTTCCCAGCTCACGTGAAATGTTATATGAAATCGATAGCGATAAATTGCTATCGTTTGGCGGTTGCGATCAATCGCATGAAGGCGAACGTAACGGATAATATAGTGAAAGATTTCCGTATCCCGCTCATCCTCGATAGGATGAGACGGTCAGAAAACCGGAAGACGATGTGCTGAATGCGGAGCTGAGCTTGGGTTTCGCCCCGGTGCCTTCCATCACGCGGAAGGCACGGGGGCGACAGCCGGAGAGGCGGCTCAGATCCGGAGTTGCCACATCGCTTCGGTCTCGCGGTCGCGCCATTGCGGGCGGCGTGCGATCGGGTCCTGCAGGGTACGGATGGCCTTGCGGCCAGCGGTGAAGAGGAAGTTGTCGCTGCCGATTTCCACGACTTCTAGGCCCATGTAGTAGGTCTGGTGCAGCGTGGTGACGGACTCGGAGCCGAAGGCTTCCGCCAGGTGCTGGCGAAGCAATGCGGCTTCCCTGCGGCCGACGAAGAGGAAGGCGGGCGTCTCGCCGAACCTGCACTTCGAGCGGATCAATTCGGAGACAGCCCGTGCATCCCAGACGTCTCGCATGTGCAACTCCGGCGTCAGCATCTTGCTGTCCGGGATTGGTGTATCGTGTCGTGTATTCATGGGTGGTATTGGGAAGGTGAACCCTTGTGGGGCGCCGCAAGTTACGCTCCCGCACCCGCTTTTTATCAGAAATTCGATGCTTAACATGAATCAGGATCTTTCAACAAATTCGTTAAAAAT
This genomic window contains:
- a CDS encoding alpha/beta hydrolase, with the protein product MRIVPGFLAAVCLATTTARAEDLTIGPDYSDAPELKVKDGVPRGKLVDFTMKSEDSKIYKGIAKGKKGKVPYQRKVAVYIPEQLDRKKPAPFIIAQDGNWYRGDLPKSLDTLIHEKRVPAMVAIMIDSGGGDAQGSQRGLEYDTVDDVYAEFVEKEVLPRVEKECGVKLTKDPEARATMGGSSGGAAAFTMAWFRPDLYHRVLTYSGTYVNQQWPENRRTPHGAWEYHENIIPRAKAKPLRIWLQVSENDNGHDRDDTSYHNWVRANRLMAAELKKKEYNYRFVFSQKAGHCDGRVTRETLPGALEWLWKGYPDTPAAKKPAP